The window TTCCTCGGAATTAAATATTTATCTCTATTTTGAATGAAAAATTTTTCTAGCTCTTCCTTTGAAGGTTCTCTGACCTGAAACTCTTGTTGTAGAAAACTTATTTTTTGCGCTAGCCTCCTTTTAATAATTATATCCCCCTTATCTAAGCCCAGTTTAATAGCTTCTCTGTATAAAATTTCTTCATCAACTAACTGCTTGATAATACCTTCTACTTCCTCTTCATTTGGAGGTCTTCCTACCTGAGATGCCCAAGATTCTTTTAAAGAACTTAATTCTTCTTCTTGCACTAAAATTAAATTATTGACTATTGAAGGGCCATAAATTGAATTTAAGAGATATATTAGAACTCCAAGACTAATAAAAATACTTAACTTCTTAGTCATCTTAAATATAAAGTTTTAAAATTTATATTTGGGATCCTAATTAATCTGCATATAGTCAGTTTCTTTTTGAGATTCAGGTGTATACCAAATAGGCGAGGACCAAGCTCTTTCCTGGATTGTGCTTGGTAAGTCAGGTCTAGGGATATTTCCAGTATTAATGGCATCCCAAGTAGACCACCTACAAGTTGGATTCTCTAAGACTCTTACATAGTAAAAAGATTTAAGATTAGAATTAAAATCTGGATCTACCCATATAGTCTTAAGCTCTGATGATCCTACTCCGTTGGTTATGGAACAATTAATTATATCCACTCTTGCACCATTATCAGGGCATCTATTACTTATAGGATCTACAGACAAACCATCTGAACAGGCTACATCATAAATCTTTTCATTGGGCCGTCCTGTGATTTCATCTACCCAACCTTTAATAACCTGAACTCTCTGCAAAGGAGCGCCATCACTATCACGCATAGCCCAAATCAGGAATTGTGGAGATTTATCTGAAGTTGAAATTATTTCTCCTCCCATAGGTACGCCATTTAAATATGCTTTTTTTACCATGTCTGGTTGAGATAACACAGAATCATTTAAACCTTCAGTTGCAAAAAACCTTAATTTAATTCTTGTACCTGAAGTTGCGTAAGTTTCTTTTCTTCTAAAGGCGCTAAAAATAGATTCACGGGTATTTTCCTCAGCCCAGACAACTGCCAAACCAGAAGCGCTCCACTGTTTGAAAGTGCCATCATTATAATAATTATCACCAATCTTTTTTACAGTAATTAGTCGAGCATTAACGCTTACATCATCTGCATCTAATGCTAGACTTTGTCCATCTCCTAAGGCTGCATTTACAGCTTGATCAGCTTCATCCTGAAGACCTAATGCGTCTATTGCAAATTGTTCTAAAGGGGCTGAACCCCTTAAACTAGGGGTTCCATCTAGAATACCTACTTTTGAAAAGAAGTTTGATTCGTCATCGGAAATTGCCCCTGTATGAGTATCACTTGCACCCACCAAGCCAAATTTATAAGGATTTCCTCTTTTCTCTTCCTGTAATCCAAGCCCATCTAGGTATGCTGACCTAACATAACCGCCATAGGGTTTACTGTATTGTGCACTTCCAACTCGCATATCCATTATTTCAAAATCTGCCCATTCATCATTTGGAGATAACAAAGGGTGAGTATCCGAAGTTCCCTTAACTTGAGTTACTTCAACTAAAGGCTCATTTCTCATTCTGAGTTGAGCATAACTTTTACCCATGGGAAATCCATCCCAAGTTTCAGATTCAAACATCTGGCCATTTGAACCATTTGAATTATGAGGAATTGCTATTGTATCAACTCCTTGTTCCCTTAAATTATCCATCCACTCCCAAAGATCTTCCGGGTTTAAAGATTTTAATCGAGTAAAGGGTTCAGCTGTTATTTTATCTCCGCTATAAATTACATTACGATGCAGATTTCCCTGCTCAAATGGTCCTGAGCCATTAGGATTTAGTAAGCTCCTATTCTCAGCAGAAAAAGTTGATGATGAAGTATATTCATATGCTATAAAAGAAGTGAAATTTCCTGGATCATTATGCCTCTGAGCACTCTCTATTACATCCTTCCAAGCCGATCTATGTATATCAACATCATAAATAGAAATTGCTCGAGCCTGGTCGCCCGTGAATAAAGCCTTTAGTGCACCCCAAAAACTTATACCTGTAGCTAGATTTCTTATGTAATAACCAAATAACGCCCCTCTATCTGCTATAGAATCTACTGTGCGATTCTCTTCTCTATTTAAGTCATGAAAAGGTTTAGTAGCATCTCCATAAGAAGGATCAGACCAACCTTCTACATTTCCTAATAAGAAACCATGATCAGTCACAGCATAAAAATCTAAAGGTTTTCTTAATTGAAGGTCGTAACCAAGTGGATGCTTTATAGATTCACCTTTAGCATATCTGTATGCATCATCAGGAGTAGCTGTTGTTCCAAAAATAAAAGCGTCAAAAGAATGCTTTGTATGGACGTGAAGATCTCCAAAATAAACATTACGCTCTTCGTTATAATCTGCAGATTTAGTAAATTTCTGTTCCTGAGTGTCTTCCGAAGAATAGTCAATAATATTATCTCCTGAGTTACAACCAGATAGAATCACTAGAAAAAGAAGACTTAAAAAAAGCTTAAAAGTATAGTTCATTTAATTTATTCTCCATAAATTAATGTTAATAGTTTATGAAGCTTACTTTAACTTAAAAAAATTATGTTTTACAGACTGATAAATAAATTATTGATTTAAATAATAAACTACTGTATAAATATACAGTATGAACGATGTACTAAAAAATAATAAACCTTCTGGTATGCCAATGGCATGGAGATTAGAATTAGAACTTAAAAATACAACTCAAAGCGGGGAGTGGATAGATAGACTGATTACTTCTATTTACTTAGCTATTACAGGTTCTATTGTCTCCATATTTATTGCTCTATCTCTAGGGTTAAGCATTTAAGTAAAATTCTTTAATCATACTGAAAAGTCTTTTTTTTTGGTAATATAACGACGTTTATATTACCCAGATAAGGACAAAAGCATGGATTTAGAATACGGGCCGGAATACGACGATTTCAGAAATGAAGTTACATCTTTTATCAAAGATAATGAAAATGTAAAAATTGTAGGGCCGGTAAGAAGCGAAAGTAGAGTTGCTTGGCAACAAAAATTAATTGATAACGGCTATTTTGCCAGATCCATACCTAAAGAATATGGAGGGTATGGAGGTGATATGGATATCATCAAGCTCAGAATTATTGCAGAAGAGTTTGCTAAATCACCCATCCCAAAACCTATGGGCGGCCAAGGAATTCAAATGCTAGTTCCAACTATATTGGAACTTGGGACAGAAGAACAAAAACAAGCCTATGTTCGCCCTACCCTAAGGGGAGACATGATTTGGTGCCAAGGCTATTCAGAGCCAAATTCTGGAAGTGATTTAGCCAGCCTCCAGACTAAAGGAGAGCTTGATGGTTCTGAATGGGTTATAAACGGGCAAAAAATATGGACTAGCACGGCTCATCTTTCACAAATGTGTTTTATTCTTGTTAGAACTGAACCTGATGCACCTAAACATCAGGGCATTAGTTACCTTCTGATGCCAATGGACACTCCTGGCATAGACAGAAGGCCAATTAAGCAGATGACTGGTGACTCTGACTTTAATGAATTGTTCCTCACAGATGTGCGCATCCCTGCAGCTAATATAATTGGTAAAAGAGGAGAAGGTTGGAAAGTTGCAAATGCAACTCTAGGACATGAAAGAGGTTCTTTGGCAGATCCTAACGCCACAATGAACAGATTCAATTCTTTAGTCAATTTAATGAAAGGTGAAACAGTTGACGGAGAAAGAATAATAGATAAACCAGTCTTTAGAGACAGACTTTTAAAAATTCAAGGTAGGATTGTTGCTCAACAATCTAATTCATTAAGGATATTGTCCAGTCAAATTAATAAAGGCCAGGATACAAGTATGGCTAGATTCATAACAAAACTTCAAGGTACTGAGCTTAGACATGATCTAGAAGGTCTAGCTATTGATGCAATGGGAGAAATTGGCACACTTTATGAAGATAGCCCCCATCTTAGAGATAAGGGAGCTTGGCAAATGTCATATATGTATTTCCTTGGTTTAATCATAGGCGGAGGAACAAGTCAGATTCAGAAGAATATTATAAGTGAACGTGGCTTAGGAATGCCTAAAGAACCAAAAGTGCAAGGAGCATAGTATGTATTTTGGATTATCAGAAGAACAAAAAAGCTTAGAAGAAAGCATTACAAAATACTTAGAAGCTAGCGCCCCTCTGGAAACAATCAAAGCTATAGTAGATGGGGACGCGGAAAAGGCAAAAACTATTCATCAAGGATTGGTGGACTTAGGCATTAGCGGATTAATGGTACCTGAACTATATGGTGGGCTCGAGTTAGACACTCTCTTTGCAGCCGTTGTTTCTGGGGCTCTAGGAGCTGGGACGGCACCTAGTCCTTTCATAGGTGCGTATGTTATGGCTCCACTTGCATTATCCTTAGCAGGAAAAGATGATCAAAAAGATAATTGGTTGCCTAAAATTGCTGGAGGAGATGCTGTTATTGGCATAGGATTATCAGAGTATGTAGGTGCAAGAGAAGATGCAGGTGTTAATTTCTCTGAAGGTAAGATTTCAGGAAGATCACTTTTTGTTATAGACGGAAAAAATGCAGATGCATACATACTGGCTAATAAATCTGGTCAGCTTTTTTTAGTTGACGCAAATACAAAAGGTATCGAAGTT of the SAR86 cluster bacterium genome contains:
- a CDS encoding DUF3604 domain-containing protein, translating into MNYTFKLFLSLLFLVILSGCNSGDNIIDYSSEDTQEQKFTKSADYNEERNVYFGDLHVHTKHSFDAFIFGTTATPDDAYRYAKGESIKHPLGYDLQLRKPLDFYAVTDHGFLLGNVEGWSDPSYGDATKPFHDLNREENRTVDSIADRGALFGYYIRNLATGISFWGALKALFTGDQARAISIYDVDIHRSAWKDVIESAQRHNDPGNFTSFIAYEYTSSSTFSAENRSLLNPNGSGPFEQGNLHRNVIYSGDKITAEPFTRLKSLNPEDLWEWMDNLREQGVDTIAIPHNSNGSNGQMFESETWDGFPMGKSYAQLRMRNEPLVEVTQVKGTSDTHPLLSPNDEWADFEIMDMRVGSAQYSKPYGGYVRSAYLDGLGLQEEKRGNPYKFGLVGASDTHTGAISDDESNFFSKVGILDGTPSLRGSAPLEQFAIDALGLQDEADQAVNAALGDGQSLALDADDVSVNARLITVKKIGDNYYNDGTFKQWSASGLAVVWAEENTRESIFSAFRRKETYATSGTRIKLRFFATEGLNDSVLSQPDMVKKAYLNGVPMGGEIISTSDKSPQFLIWAMRDSDGAPLQRVQVIKGWVDEITGRPNEKIYDVACSDGLSVDPISNRCPDNGARVDIINCSITNGVGSSELKTIWVDPDFNSNLKSFYYVRVLENPTCRWSTWDAINTGNIPRPDLPSTIQERAWSSPIWYTPESQKETDYMQIN
- a CDS encoding acyl-CoA dehydrogenase family protein; protein product: MDLEYGPEYDDFRNEVTSFIKDNENVKIVGPVRSESRVAWQQKLIDNGYFARSIPKEYGGYGGDMDIIKLRIIAEEFAKSPIPKPMGGQGIQMLVPTILELGTEEQKQAYVRPTLRGDMIWCQGYSEPNSGSDLASLQTKGELDGSEWVINGQKIWTSTAHLSQMCFILVRTEPDAPKHQGISYLLMPMDTPGIDRRPIKQMTGDSDFNELFLTDVRIPAANIIGKRGEGWKVANATLGHERGSLADPNATMNRFNSLVNLMKGETVDGERIIDKPVFRDRLLKIQGRIVAQQSNSLRILSSQINKGQDTSMARFITKLQGTELRHDLEGLAIDAMGEIGTLYEDSPHLRDKGAWQMSYMYFLGLIIGGGTSQIQKNIISERGLGMPKEPKVQGA